A single region of the Bacteroides luhongzhouii genome encodes:
- a CDS encoding YbaN family protein, with the protein MKTLYIVLGSISLALGILGIFLPLLPTTPFLLLTAALYFKGSPRLYNWLLNHRHFGPYIRNFRENKAIPLRAKIISLVLMWGTMLYCIFFLIPFIWVKILLGLIAAGVTYHILSFKTLK; encoded by the coding sequence ATGAAAACTCTTTATATTGTTTTAGGTAGTATTTCCCTTGCGCTCGGCATTCTCGGCATCTTTCTGCCGCTACTGCCCACTACCCCTTTTTTATTGCTCACCGCCGCCCTTTATTTCAAAGGGTCACCCCGATTATATAACTGGCTGCTCAATCATCGGCACTTCGGTCCTTATATCCGCAATTTCCGCGAAAACAAGGCGATTCCTCTCCGCGCCAAAATAATTTCCCTCGTATTAATGTGGGGAACGATGCTTTATTGCATTTTCTTCCTGATTCCTTTTATATGGGTAAAGATTCTTCTGGGATTGATAGCCGCAGGAGTCACTTATCATATTCTTTCTTTCAAGACATTGAAATAG
- a CDS encoding LutC/YkgG family protein, with the protein MSSREDILASIRKNTQKRYDKPDIADMKRLSYPDKIEQFCAISRAVGGTAVVLGEGEDVNAVIRRTYPEAMRIASVLPDISCATFNPDNLDDPKELDGTDVAVVKGEIGVAENGAIWIPQTVKYKAIYFISEKLVILLDRNKIVDTMYDAYRKLDGQEYQFGTFISGPSKTADIEQALVMGAHGARDVLVILT; encoded by the coding sequence ATGAGCAGTAGAGAAGATATATTAGCCAGCATCCGCAAGAATACGCAGAAACGTTATGATAAACCGGATATTGCGGATATGAAACGATTGTCATATCCTGACAAGATAGAACAGTTCTGTGCAATCAGCCGTGCAGTGGGTGGTACGGCAGTTGTATTGGGCGAAGGGGAAGATGTGAATGCGGTCATACGCCGGACTTATCCGGAAGCCATGCGTATTGCTTCCGTATTGCCGGATATTTCCTGCGCTACGTTCAATCCCGATAATTTGGATGATCCGAAAGAGTTGGACGGCACAGATGTTGCCGTAGTGAAAGGAGAAATCGGAGTGGCCGAAAACGGAGCCATCTGGATACCGCAGACAGTGAAATATAAAGCGATCTATTTTATTTCGGAGAAGTTGGTCATTCTGCTCGACCGGAATAAAATTGTAGATACCATGTATGACGCCTATCGGAAACTGGACGGACAGGAATATCAGTTCGGAACGTTTATCTCCGGTCCTTCAAAGACAGCTGATATTGAGCAGGCTTTAGTGATGGGAGCGCATGGGGCACGAGACGTGTTAGTGATATTAACGTAA
- a CDS encoding (Fe-S)-binding protein, giving the protein MKVGLFIPCYINAIYPNVGVASYRLLKSLGVDVDYPLDQTCCGQPMANAGFEDESMKLALRFDDLFRKYDYIVGPSASCVAFVKENHPGILEKEGHVCQSAGKIYDICEFIHDVLKPSKIPARFPHKVSIHNSCHGVRELLISAPTELNIPYYNKLRDLLDLVEGIEVFEPSHIDECCGFGGMFAVEEQAVSVCMGRDKVKDHMATGAEYIVGADSSCLMHMQGVIKREHLPIKIIHIVEILASQS; this is encoded by the coding sequence ATGAAAGTAGGTTTGTTTATTCCTTGTTATATTAATGCTATTTACCCCAATGTGGGAGTGGCATCGTATAGACTGTTGAAAAGTTTGGGAGTAGACGTCGATTATCCGTTGGATCAGACTTGTTGCGGACAACCGATGGCAAATGCCGGTTTTGAAGATGAATCGATGAAATTGGCACTCCGTTTTGACGATTTATTCCGGAAGTACGATTACATCGTCGGTCCTTCCGCCAGTTGTGTGGCTTTTGTGAAAGAAAATCATCCGGGCATCTTGGAGAAAGAAGGACATGTTTGTCAGAGTGCGGGAAAGATTTATGATATTTGTGAGTTCATTCACGATGTCTTGAAACCTTCCAAAATTCCTGCACGCTTTCCTCATAAAGTCAGTATTCATAATAGCTGTCATGGGGTGCGCGAACTGTTGATTTCCGCTCCCACCGAACTGAACATTCCTTATTACAATAAATTGCGTGACCTGCTCGATCTGGTAGAAGGTATCGAAGTATTCGAGCCCAGCCATATTGACGAGTGTTGCGGCTTTGGCGGAATGTTTGCTGTGGAAGAACAGGCAGTCTCCGTTTGCATGGGGCGTGATAAGGTAAAAGATCACATGGCTACCGGAGCCGAGTATATTGTCGGAGCGGACAGTTCCTGCCTGATGCACATGCAAGGTGTCATCAAACGGGAGCATCTGCCTATTAAGATTATCCATATTGTAGAAATTCTAGCGTCACAATCATGA
- a CDS encoding 5'-methylthioadenosine/S-adenosylhomocysteine nucleosidase, with translation MLKILVTYAVQGEFVEIKWPDIEPYYVRTGIGKVKSAFHLAEAIRQVQPDLVLNIGSAGTVNHQVGDIFVCRKFVDRDMQKMKEFGLECEIDSSALLEEKGYCTHWTEHGICNTGDGFLTELTHVSGDVVDMEAYAQAFVCRSKEIPFISVKYVTDIIGQNSVKHWEDKLADARQGLSHYFNVLKERI, from the coding sequence ATGTTGAAAATATTAGTAACCTACGCCGTACAAGGCGAATTTGTAGAGATTAAATGGCCGGATATAGAACCTTACTACGTTCGTACAGGCATTGGTAAAGTGAAATCAGCCTTTCATCTGGCAGAAGCAATCCGCCAGGTACAACCGGATTTGGTGCTCAATATCGGAAGTGCCGGAACAGTCAACCATCAGGTAGGAGACATCTTTGTATGCCGCAAGTTCGTAGACCGTGATATGCAGAAAATGAAAGAGTTCGGATTGGAGTGTGAGATCGATTCATCAGCTTTGCTCGAAGAAAAAGGTTATTGCACGCATTGGACGGAACATGGAATCTGCAATACAGGAGATGGCTTCCTCACCGAGTTGACCCACGTTAGCGGAGATGTTGTAGATATGGAAGCATACGCACAGGCATTTGTCTGCCGTTCAAAAGAAATCCCGTTTATTTCCGTGAAATACGTGACTGACATAATTGGGCAGAACTCCGTGAAACATTGGGAAGATAAACTAGCCGATGCCCGGCAGGGACTATCACACTATTTCAATGTCTTGAAAGAAAGAATATGA
- a CDS encoding leucine-rich repeat protein: MKSLNLLSVLVLTLFINSCSDKNDIEDKIIQQTIDAIKITEEEVTLNIGDSHTLTIKHSPEDLPVPEYIWTSSNKDVATINAHGEIKALSIGVTIITAKAKDFGPLSTCQVNVIPIEVTSIKLSENAVKLIAGETHQLSAVIEPDNATYKDIIWTSSDDKIATVYNGNITAVKEGNATITAQLKESKAKASCELTITRKIIKASYNIEIPGSLESILETNKTTITDLTLTGNLDARDLMTLKEMSQLITLDINDTKIHEFKTNDLTFNSDELLERNFENSILEEVKLPKELTVIPAYTFSSCRNLKEVSLPSTVKIIKRLAFNGAINLNTIKLPEGLTRIDFFAFGSTFMKGKLTIPTTVTFTEQGVFQYTSFDEVELSPNLSTISVQFLNYSRKVKKIIIPEGPTKIEANAFGNCESLEYVEIPNSVSEIQSSAFKYCPIVEIHVKRVTPPIIKDSSTLNIKDKSICKIYVPKGSITAYRLSPFWSDFKNFIEE; encoded by the coding sequence ATGAAATCATTAAATTTACTCTCCGTACTAGTTTTAACATTGTTCATAAATAGTTGTAGTGACAAGAATGACATAGAAGATAAAATTATACAACAAACGATTGATGCAATAAAAATTACCGAAGAAGAAGTAACTTTAAATATTGGTGATAGTCACACGCTTACCATAAAACACTCTCCAGAAGACTTGCCCGTTCCTGAATATATTTGGACATCCTCCAATAAAGACGTTGCCACAATTAATGCCCACGGAGAAATTAAAGCACTGTCTATCGGTGTTACTATTATTACTGCTAAAGCCAAAGATTTCGGTCCTCTCTCCACCTGTCAGGTAAATGTTATTCCGATTGAAGTTACATCTATCAAATTATCAGAAAACGCAGTTAAATTAATTGCTGGAGAAACCCATCAGTTATCTGCTGTTATCGAACCGGACAACGCAACATACAAAGATATAATATGGACATCGTCAGATGACAAAATTGCAACAGTATATAATGGAAACATTACTGCAGTTAAAGAAGGGAATGCAACCATCACAGCACAACTAAAGGAATCAAAAGCAAAAGCTAGTTGTGAACTTACCATTACTCGCAAAATCATTAAAGCCAGTTATAACATAGAAATACCCGGAAGTCTAGAAAGTATCTTAGAAACAAATAAAACAACCATCACAGATTTAACACTCACCGGAAATCTTGATGCCAGGGATTTAATGACTTTAAAAGAAATGAGTCAACTTATTACCTTAGATATAAATGACACCAAGATACATGAGTTTAAAACCAATGATTTAACCTTCAACTCCGATGAATTACTTGAACGCAACTTTGAGAATTCAATATTAGAGGAAGTAAAACTACCTAAGGAACTAACAGTCATACCGGCATATACCTTTTCATCATGTCGTAACTTGAAAGAAGTGTCCCTGCCTTCTACAGTAAAAATTATAAAGAGACTTGCTTTTAATGGAGCTATAAATCTTAATACTATAAAACTCCCGGAAGGGCTAACCAGAATCGATTTTTTTGCATTCGGTTCTACATTCATGAAAGGGAAACTAACTATACCTACTACAGTAACTTTTACCGAACAAGGTGTATTCCAATATACAAGTTTTGATGAAGTTGAGCTATCGCCAAACTTGTCTACTATCAGTGTACAATTTTTGAATTATAGTAGAAAAGTAAAAAAAATAATAATACCGGAAGGACCTACTAAAATTGAAGCAAATGCTTTCGGAAATTGCGAATCCTTAGAATATGTGGAAATTCCCAACAGTGTTAGTGAAATCCAATCGTCAGCTTTTAAATATTGTCCCATAGTGGAAATACACGTAAAAAGAGTCACACCACCAATTATAAAGGATTCAAGTACCCTAAATATAAAAGATAAATCCATTTGTAAAATATATGTTCCCAAAGGATCTATTACAGCATATCGATTATCACCCTTTTGGAGTGACTTTAAGAATTTTATCGAAGAATAA
- a CDS encoding lactate utilization protein B, giving the protein MSTKHSKAAEKFLQDSKMAAWHNETLWMVRAKRDKMSKEVPEWEELRNKACELKLYSNSHLEELLLEFEKNATANGAIVHWAKDADEYCAIVYEILNEHNVHHFIKSKSMLAEECGLNPFLMERGIDVVESDLGERILQLMHLEPSHIVLPAIHIKREQVGELFEKEMGTEKGNFDPTYLTHAARKNLRHLFLNAEAAMTGANFAVASTGDIVVCTNEGNADMGTSYPKLNIAAFGMEKIVPDLDALGVFTRLLARSATGQPVTTYTSHYRRPREGGEYHIIIVDNGRSALLSKPDHIKTLNCIRCGACMNTCPVYRRSGGYSYTYFIPGPIGINLGMAHAPEKYYDNLSACSLCMSCSDVCPVKVDLAEQIYKWRQDLDGLGKANTGKKIMSGGMKFLMERPALFNAALWAAPVVNGLPRFMKYNDLDDWGKGRELPEFASESFNEMWKKNKVQGKEESK; this is encoded by the coding sequence ATGAGTACAAAACATTCAAAGGCTGCCGAAAAGTTCTTGCAGGACAGCAAGATGGCAGCATGGCATAATGAAACCCTTTGGATGGTCCGTGCCAAAAGGGATAAGATGAGCAAGGAAGTTCCCGAATGGGAAGAGTTGCGCAACAAGGCTTGCGAGCTGAAACTATACTCCAACAGTCACCTCGAAGAACTTCTGTTGGAGTTTGAGAAGAATGCTACCGCCAACGGTGCCATTGTGCATTGGGCAAAAGATGCCGATGAATACTGCGCCATTGTCTACGAGATACTGAATGAGCATAACGTCCACCATTTCATCAAGAGCAAATCCATGCTCGCCGAAGAGTGTGGATTGAATCCTTTTCTGATGGAGCGGGGGATCGATGTCGTAGAGTCCGATTTGGGCGAACGCATCCTGCAACTGATGCATCTCGAACCGAGCCACATCGTATTGCCTGCCATCCACATCAAACGGGAACAGGTAGGCGAACTATTCGAAAAGGAGATGGGCACGGAAAAGGGAAACTTTGACCCTACCTACCTGACTCATGCCGCACGTAAGAACCTGCGCCATCTTTTCTTGAATGCTGAGGCTGCCATGACAGGCGCCAACTTTGCCGTCGCTTCAACCGGTGACATTGTGGTCTGCACCAATGAAGGAAATGCCGATATGGGTACCTCATACCCGAAACTGAACATTGCCGCTTTCGGTATGGAAAAGATCGTCCCGGATTTGGACGCGTTAGGTGTGTTCACCCGGTTACTCGCCCGTTCGGCTACCGGACAACCGGTGACAACATATACTTCTCATTACCGCCGTCCCCGCGAAGGCGGTGAATACCATATTATCATCGTAGACAACGGCCGGAGTGCCTTACTATCCAAGCCCGATCATATCAAGACATTGAACTGTATTCGTTGTGGTGCGTGCATGAATACCTGCCCGGTGTACCGCCGGAGTGGAGGTTACTCTTATACGTACTTCATCCCCGGACCTATTGGTATCAACTTGGGTATGGCTCACGCTCCGGAGAAGTATTATGATAATCTTTCAGCTTGTTCTCTGTGTATGTCCTGTTCCGATGTTTGTCCGGTGAAAGTAGATTTGGCCGAACAGATCTACAAGTGGCGTCAGGATTTGGATGGACTGGGGAAAGCCAATACGGGAAAGAAGATCATGTCCGGTGGTATGAAATTCCTGATGGAGCGTCCGGCATTGTTCAACGCAGCCTTGTGGGCAGCCCCGGTGGTAAATGGTCTGCCTCGTTTCATGAAATACAACGATCTTGATGATTGGGGAAAGGGGCGTGAACTGCCGGAATTTGCCAGCGAGTCGTTCAATGAAATGTGGAAGAAAAACAAAGTACAGGGAAAGGAGGAATCCAAATGA
- a CDS encoding 6-pyruvoyl trahydropterin synthase family protein — translation MFTVIKRMEISASHKLVLPYRSKCASLHGHNWIITVYCRSARLNSEGMVVDFTRIKEVVTEKLDHQNLNEVLPFNPTAENIARWVCKQIPQCYKVEVQESEGNIVIYEKDSSGAEGQE, via the coding sequence ATGTTTACAGTAATCAAACGCATGGAGATCTCGGCTTCTCATAAGCTGGTACTCCCGTATCGCAGTAAATGCGCCAGTTTACACGGTCACAACTGGATTATCACCGTCTATTGCCGTTCCGCACGGCTCAACTCCGAAGGGATGGTGGTAGATTTCACCCGCATCAAAGAAGTGGTCACGGAGAAACTCGACCATCAAAATCTGAATGAAGTACTTCCATTCAATCCCACAGCGGAGAATATCGCCCGGTGGGTATGCAAACAGATTCCTCAATGTTATAAAGTAGAAGTGCAGGAATCGGAAGGAAACATTGTCATCTATGAGAAAGATTCCAGCGGCGCAGAAGGACAAGAGTAG
- a CDS encoding 7-carboxy-7-deazaguanine synthase QueE: MRKINEIFYSLQGEGYHTGTPAIFVRFSGCNLKCDFCDTQHEEGKMMTDDEIIAEVKKYPAVTVVLTGGEPSLWIDDELIDRLHQAGKYVTIETNGTRPLPAAIDWVTCSPKQGVKLAIDRMDEVKVVYEGQDISIFELLPAEHFFLQPCSCNNTASTVDCVMRHPKWRLSLQTHKLIDIR; encoded by the coding sequence ATGAGAAAGATTAATGAAATCTTTTACAGTTTGCAGGGCGAAGGCTACCACACCGGAACCCCGGCCATCTTCGTACGTTTTTCCGGCTGCAACCTGAAATGTGACTTTTGCGACACACAACACGAAGAAGGAAAAATGATGACCGACGATGAAATTATCGCCGAAGTGAAAAAATATCCTGCCGTCACCGTTGTCCTCACAGGTGGCGAACCTTCCTTATGGATAGACGATGAATTGATCGACCGTTTGCACCAGGCAGGTAAATATGTGACTATCGAAACCAACGGTACACGCCCCCTGCCGGCAGCTATCGACTGGGTGACCTGCTCCCCCAAACAAGGGGTGAAACTTGCCATCGACCGGATGGATGAAGTGAAAGTGGTCTATGAAGGACAAGATATAAGTATTTTTGAACTACTTCCTGCCGAACATTTTTTCCTCCAGCCTTGTTCTTGTAATAACACTGCTTCAACAGTGGATTGTGTAATGCGACATCCCAAATGGAGACTCAGCCTGCAAACACACAAATTAATCGACATCCGTTGA